The Oceanibaculum nanhaiense genome includes the window CCCGTCGCTCCTGGGCATCACCAGCAGCCATCCCCCGGAACCGATGCGGAAGGCGATGCGCAGATCGCTGCTGAGCATATTGCTGCGCCTATCATCAAGCACATCCGTCATCACCGTCGGTAGCGGCGGCAGGATGACGACCAGGGGGCGCGGCGAATATTCCGGATCGTCCAGATCATCCGCCATCAGCAACACATCCTGCGGTGCCAGGCCGAGCGTATCGGCGATCTGCAGATGCAATTCGGCAAAAGCGCCGGTCCGAGAGGTGTGAGGGAACTCCGGTCGCGTATTCAAAGGCTCGATATCGAGCCAACGCCGGACCGGCAGGTCTTGCAGCGCGACCGACCGTTCAGCGGCTGGCACGGCGACGCTGCGGTCGCGTATATCGTGCAGATTGTCGAGCAGCCAGTCGCGGTCGAAGAACATGATTTGGGGCGGGCGAATTACCAGCGGCATCACCTCATCGACAGCTTTCACCGCCAGCAGGCCGCCGACGATGACCAGCGCAATGCGCGGCGCGAGCCGCAGCCGCGACCAGAGCGGAATCCTCACACCTTTATCCTCATGGCCAAATCCTGCTGCAGCGTGACCGGTATGGCGAAAAAATAGCCTTCGTTGCGGATGGTCTTGATGAAGGCCGGGTCTTGCGGATCGGCCTCGATCTTGCGGCGCAGCCGGCTGATCTGCACATCGATGCTGCGGTCGATGGCCTCGCTCATGCGGCCATGCGCCAGATCCAGGAGCTGGTCGCGCGTCAGCACGCGCTGCGGAAACTCCAGGAAGGTCGCCAGCAGATCGAATTCGCCGCTTGTCAGGTCGGTCAGCGCGCCGGCCGGCGAGGTGAGGGTGCGCCGGCTGGAATTGAGCAGCCAGCCGGCAAATTCGTAGATTGTCGCGACGGGGCGCTCAGCATTGATGCTGGCGGCACCCAGCCGGCGGGTGACGGCGCGGATACGGGCCAGCAGCTCGCGCGGATTGAAGGGCTTGACCACATAATCGTCGGCGCCGATCTCCAGACCGATGATCCGGTCGGTGTCGCCGCTCATCGCGGTCAGCAGGATGATCGGCACGCTGCTCTGCCCCCGCATG containing:
- a CDS encoding response regulator, which codes for MSIKPTTHVLIVDDDHRIRAMLARFLTDHGLKVSQAGDGRAMFSVCETARIDVIVLDIMMPGEDGLSLWPRMRGQSSVPIILLTAMSGDTDRIIGLEIGADDYVVKPFNPRELLARIRAVTRRLGAASINAERPVATIYEFAGWLLNSSRRTLTSPAGALTDLTSGEFDLLATFLEFPQRVLTRDQLLDLAHGRMSEAIDRSIDVQISRLRRKIEADPQDPAFIKTIRNEGYFFAIPVTLQQDLAMRIKV